tctACTGCTACTGCTTCAAGCTTTATTAGAGTAACCAAAGCTTCTGTGGGATGTGTGATGGCCACAGTCTCTGCTGATAATCATCTTATTTCACAAATCAACCTTTTCGGTGTCATAAAGTCTGTAGACTTTGAGCTGCACGACAGCATACTCGCATTGGCTCATCGTGTCCTTCATCTACCACATGTCATGTCAAAACAACATACTAAAAATGTTAGTGAGCCTATCATCGCAAAGCAACAGCAAGCACAGCAAGTGGATTCCACAACAACCAATGATCTTGCAAAATTGGTGGTTGTGAACCTGCAGTTGAATGGTGTGGATGCCAATATTGTTGGGGGCGGTCTTCGATTGCACTCCGTTGTTCGACAATTTCAAATCATCTACACTTCTTCTATCAACCCTCGCCATGGCTCGCGCGTTCAATCTGTCACAAAAGAATCTATCAAAGCCACATGTAGTTTAGTGGAGTTTATGTTGTTGCAGCCCATTGATCAACCCGCTGCCATCACTCAGTCAAGTGATCGAGTTGTCATATCGCTTAAGACTGAGGGGTGGGGTGTTATCATTGACCGGTCTAAATCAATAAAGCAGCGTGTAGCAGAAATTCGAGGCACAGTGGGCCTCAATTTGATAGCGGTGGACTCACGTCCGCAGTTACGAGCCCTCTATGACTTTGTACAGGAATGGAAGGCGAGAGAATTACCGTAAGCTGAGCTAGCAAGGTTTTATTCTTACTAAACATAAGTCAGATTATATGCGACTACCAtcgaagaaatgaaaggCGCCACAAAACAGTGGACTTATATTGCTCATAATGAGCCCAATGCCACTGCTCCAATGGAACTGAATGTGAGGATCGCAAGTGTTCACCTTCAAATACGAGCAGCTAAAGCTCTTTGGCTGCGGTGGGATATTGGGAAATTTTTTGCATCTTacttggaagagaaaaatgagaagACATTTGGGCTTAAAGTTGCTCCTCAAACTGTCAGTGCTTGTGGTTCTCGACAAGTTTTAGACAGTGAATCAGcttctctcaatcttcCTTCTGTCATAGTCACCGGGAACCATCGTTATTTGAACATTCGTTCACATTTGTTTGCCAGTATTCATATCGGTCTTTTTACTAGTGTGCTTCAACCAGCCGCTCTTGATAAATTGTTGTCGCTCCATCAGAAGCTAGGCGAAGACATTGTAGAGCTGATTCAAGAGTTCCGGAAAGATGTAATAAAAACCAAACGGAAACTGAAATCTTTAAACCTATCAAAAGAGCCAGAGCGTGTGCCATACGACTCACATGTGGACAAGGCCCTATACGACATCAGGATATCTGGCGATGGTATCCGTTTGGGTCTCTGCGCTGATGATGTGCCTTCTACTATTCTATTTGAAGCACAGGCCGTTAGGGGGAGAGCGACTAATCAGTATCATCAAGGAAATGGCCTCTATTGGCGTGCCAAAATTGATCATTTTAGCTTATCGCTGGGCCATCTTGGCAATTACGCTGCTAGCTTACATGATTCTGATTCTTCTAGCAGGCAGCGCACCGCATCTATGACTATGGAcgttgagattgaagagacACCAGCTACACCAGTATCCACCTCCCAAATTATCATTCAAGTAAGCTGTGTACGCACCGTCATGCACGTAGAAGCACTTAGCGAACTAGCCGATCTCTTGAAGAGTTGGTCATCTGACTTATACATACTGCGCGATCACCGAGCAGCTGAAGTTGCTGAAGTGAAGCAACGAACGACAAAGGTACTAAAAAAGTTTGAGTCAGCGGAGAATGTGGAACATTCTGATACTTCTTGGCTCGCCAATCGATTTTTGACTGTAGAAATTCACGGGGTGGGTATCGTAATACCTTTGGTCGATGGCGTAGTCATAGATGAAGGAGGACACAGTTCTGTGCCTGCCTTGCTATTTTCAATACGCGCAATCAGCTTCTACAATAGGCATAACGAGGTTGCAAGATTCGGACTTGAGGACATGGCTCTACAATTCATTCAAAAGTGAGTATCGCTCTACAAAGAGGCAAGGAAAATCCTCACAAGATGCAGGTTTGATCAAAACTCAGCGGAGCATTATTCCAGTAAGTTTTACGACGCAAAAAATTGCATGCTCCTTCCCTCTGCACACAGCGAGGCGCAAATGTCGTCTTCGCGCAATAGCTGGCAAATCTCGGCGCATTGCTCGGCATCTGATTTTAAACTTATCGTCTCCCCTGATGTCTCGGAAGGTATTCTCAAGTTAATTGATCTGTTTGAGAATggtaaaagaaagattgacaaAGTCGAATTTCAGTATAGGGAGGAATTAGCTAGACATGCGCAAGATACTTTGGCTGCCAAGTACAACGACTCATTTATGCCTGTGTCTGCTAGACAGTCTCAAAGGATTCTGATTCGAATGTCATTCACTTTCAACAGTGGCATCGTGGAATTACACAGAGAACTTTCTGAAACTGAGAGACGGACAATGAGTACAGAAACtagaaaaggcaagaacTGGCATGATAGTGTAGTTTTACCTACTGTGTCTGCCTGGGCTGAATACTCAAGTCCACAAAGTAAAGTTTCTGTAATACACCAGCCAGATGACGACGGATTCTTACTGTTCAATTTTGTAAGTTTTTTTGCGTGAAATTGAATCATGCTGATTTCCTTTCTAGGCTGTTCACGAAAGTCGAAATCTGTTACGTCCTACAATTCTCCCTTTCTTTGTGCAATTGTTCAATCGCATGAAAAGCAGACCAAACCACGATCGAATGGGTAGCGATATGAACCATTTGCTCGATACATTGAATACTTCTCCCAACAATTCAAATAACTCACCTTTTCATCGCCCTGTGTCTCACTCGACAGCTCGAATACAGGTTCGCATCACCCTGCGTATCGATAAATCTGAACTTCGTCTGTCTTGCGCACCTGATTCGAATGCCTATGCCGACCTCAAGTGGcaaagtggaggttttCTTGCAAGTACTACAATCGGTGGCGGAAGCAAGGCTACAATAGCTGGTTCAATCTCTGGAGTAACTGCATCTATTCGCCACGAATTTGCTGAGGGTAAAAGTTGTATCGAAGCTGGTGCGAAGGATATGGCATTCTCGATAGATTTTGACCACACAAACTCTAGTGGTTTAAAGTCGTTATCTATTATTCTCGACTCCCAGCTCTCAGGACAATTTCAATTGGAGCAATTCAGCGCATGGTTGACGTTCGCTGCAGTTTGGCTAGATGATGCCTCAAAGATTGGAATGCCTTCACGACCTACCATAAATGGGGTGATGCTAAACCCTTCTTCAGTGCAGTCTCTTCCTGCAGCGAGGACTGCGGTTGCGGTGATCATTCGATTCAGAACGGTAGACTTTAATGCTAAACTAGGCGTCACAAACGCCAAACTTCAGATGGCGCCCGTTGTGCTACGTACCTTTTCTGATGGTACTAAGACTAATGTCATACTTGACCTCGGGGTCACCGAAATCAAAGCGAGCGGTGACATCTCTGGGGAAATCCGTAGCGACAGCTTGATTTTCAAGACAACGCGCTGGTCTTTTAGAGACAGCTCAGTCAAAGATCCGACTGTATTGAGTATGTCTATCGATGCAGGCCTTTTGAGTGCTAGCCTTTCCCTACAAGAGCTGAGCGTGATCACATTTACGTGAGTTTCTGATTAGTATTCTATGCTACACAACGACTGACATGATCATACCAGCCTTGATCCCGCTATAGTGACTCTTGCAGATGATTGGAGGGGCTTTGCCGAGGACGCATCCGCTCAGAttattctctcttttgcagtCAAGGCAGGAGTATTTCGATCCATTGTGCGACTTCTTGCTATACCTGCTCTTGTTAGCAAATTTTACTCTGTCTTAAACACCATTGATTCCCAAGAGCGCATGGCTTCTCATCGATCCAACACCTACAAGACCATCCAACTTCGCAAATCCACTGAGCCTTCTCTAATGGCTGCGACTTTCCTCCAAACGGTACTGAAAACAAGTGGAgcatcttcgtcttcagACACTGTGAATACTGCTCAAACAATGCGTTTTGATCTAGGTGGCATTGACATAGGGTTATTCAACGCCCCTATCGCGGATGATCACCGAGGCGATTTTTACCGATTCATAGTCggaaaagtggaggcagaCTTGAAGAGACAGGtgacaaaagacaatttACCCAAGAGGGATCTCAACCTTCTTGTGAGTTCTATAGAGTGGATATCCAGCGACGGCGTCAGAGCTGCCAAAGAGTGTAAAAAGAATGAGCCTATTCATAGTTTGATTGAAAATGCTTCtgtttttggaagaaaggaGATTGCTTCACTACCCCTTATGGTGTGTAACTCGGCAAATTTCCACTACGTTTGCTGATTGTTTATAGACCATGACCATGGGATCCATTCAGGAATTAAGTCCTGCAACTCTGGTATATGATTTTGATCTTGTGTGGGGTGCTGGTGACCTTGACATTGCAATCATGCCATACTTTTTTGAGCAATTCTACAAAACTTTTAATACGCTAATAAAAGGCCTTGACAAAGAGCAGATCACCAAAGTCAAGCGAAGAGGTGATGGAGCCTCTTCCCATGTGAAGGTCAAGCCATTGCACGGAGAcgaagcaaaagatggagatgctTCAACAGACATATTGACTGTGCAACCCGTTTTCCGTCGCCGACTTGAAGAACAAAGGCCACTGCCTGTACCACGAATAAGGCTATTAGGGGAAGCGACTGGTGAGGCCATGGCATGGATTCCGAAAATCAATTCAGCCAATGCGCAGCTGCCTGTTATGGTTCATCGTTTTGTGACTTCCCCTTTGGAGAATGGGATGAGCTTGTGAGTTTCTAGTATTATGCCAGGACAAGATTGACCTCTGTATAGGCTATTGAGGCTGTATGAAAAACAGTTGCCTAATAAAGCAGGGTGAACTCATTGACACAAGTCTTTACATATACCCCGCATAGGCATCCCAAACCCCCATCTCTGTCGAGGCTGTTTGCCCATCTGCCGTGGGAAATAATGTATCGCTACGTTTGGAAGCGACTGTTTATGGAACTGTCTCAATATGTTCTTTCCCAAAGGACAATCCGCCTTGCCTCTGATCATACTTGCCATTTAACCTGCTTGTATAGCCCAGGACCCAACGCTACTGGCACAGAGTCGCTACCCCTTCTAGCCATTGTATACTTGTCTCTTCTTACGTCTGTGCAATATATTCCACCCATCACACAACCAGCTCACTGCACCTCCTTGTTATTCCTGCTTTCTCCAGCATCAATCCATACAACCACCCCACAGACAAAAAAAAGCGTGAAAGAAGTAGCTCGCTATACTCTTTAAATCCAAAACCGCGGTTGTCTAACCCAAACCCAAAACCGTATCTCCTATTCAGATACGGGTTAGTTAGCTGGACTCAATTTGTTATCAGGTTGAAGCTATTCGCTATCCACATCACTCCACGCGTATACCCACCTCTACAGTGGCATGGACAGTGTATGCAGACTCTACGCCAAAGAGCACAAATCGGTAAGCCATGTACTAGATACAAAGCTTGCCTTACGCCGTCTAACCTCGTACATATGAAAAGGCTCGTCAATTGACTATGGGCTACATTGCGACCTTGAGCGGTGTCGATTAGGAATTTTGCAGAGCTCTCCCACAACGATACATGTCATAAGCAGGCCATAGACTGGCTGTGTATCCAGGCAAGGTCGAAACATATTGGCATCGGATATTATATAGTTGGAAAATGtatagatgaagaagataaaGTTACAAGATGTTAAAAGTGAAGGATCATGGGCTAAAGCTATAATATGCTTACCAATGACAGGCGCGCCAAATAAGAGAGCGGATAGGCTCGCGGTTGATCAGTACACCTAAATGGATGGGTTGCGGTTGGGTTTAGGGATATTTTAATACTCTTCTTATGATACATgtgtcacgtgacttggCATACACCTGGCGACTGTTTTCGTTCGTATTCTTGTTTGCTTTTCCATATATAGTATATATAAACGACCATGGCCCAAAAGCAAGCGACAAGGACTAATCAGTCGATAACTCTAAAAGGTTCGACGGCCATTGTGACGGAATTCTTTGAGTACAGCGTTAATAGGTAAGCAGGATTTGCATGTTTTGGCATTGGAAATGATATTTTGTCTGTCCAGTATCCTGTACCAGCGTGGTGTCTATCCTTCTGATGATTTTAGGTAATCAACGCTGTGGTATGTGGAGTAACTTCTTTGTTGACACGGGTGAATGGACAGGATAGTGAAGAAGTATGGTCTTCCGATGCTTGTGACAGCCGACGAAGAACTCAAAGAGTACATTTCTACCGTCTTGTCCCAGGTTCAAGGTGTGTCCTTTTAGAGTCGTTGGTGTTCGCTCTGATTATAATTAGAATGGCTTCTTTCATCGTCGCTCTCTCGCATCGTTCTTGCCATCAAATCGACGGAATCTGGAGAGACACTCGAACGGTGGCAATTTGACATTTACACCGACGACTCTGTACATTCTTCGCTTCCGGGAGGTCCCTCGAAACAGGTAAAAACcaaacagaaagaaaagacggAAAAGGAAGTGCAAGGAGAGATTAGGGAGATTATGAAGCAGATTACCTCAAGTGTGACTTTTCTGCCtatattggaagaggaatgtgAGCTAGTTCGGTTCAAAATGGGTCAAAgtattgatgaagaatgatAGGCACATTTACGATTCTGGCGTACACCAACGACTCCCCTGATGTGGCTATACCAGCTGAATGGGGAGATACCGGCCCACACCTTATTGACAAGGGCAAGGTGGAGCAGGTAAGATTAAGAAGCTTTAGCACCAATGTGCACTCTTTAGAGGCATGCCGTTTCCTTGCTATACATTGCTTATGCTGAAGATGTAATAGGCCATGGTCGCTTATCGTGTTGGAGAATAGACAAAATTTGAATTTCAGGCTGAACGCTAAGCAGAGATGATTATGACCTTACGACTTGTACCATAGACACATCTCTTCTGAGAATTTCTCGTCTTTACATTTTTTGTAAATGAACAAGGTGAATCATAATAATGCAGCAAAGTCAGCTCTATGATACTACTTTACAAATGTACATTCTCAAAGCTACGACGTTAAAGGGTTAGTATCATCATCACactcaaaaaaaaatcaatatACCATCTTCCCTGTAGGCCCCGCATAGCCCGCGTCACCAGCCTTTCCTTGCAGTCTCTTCgagctgttgaagatgaaagagtcaACAAGACTTGCTACGGTAAGGACCCCTCCAACGATAGCACATGTCCTGTCATACTATGTCAACTAGatcaaacaaaaagacaactaAGATCAACTCACGAAGTTAAAAAATGAGCAAAGGATTGACGAAGCTCTGTATGAATGACCTTCATTGGCGAGATTTCATAATTGATAAACACTCCAGGGATGCCCAACGTTCCGTGACTTGTCATATGACCATGCGCATCCTTGCTAGGAGAGTTGCCCATTCGGAGATCACGCTCGTATTGTGTCACACTGTATtgatgagaagagatttcttctccattAAGGGATACAAAGTTGGTAGAAACAACCTTGATAAAGTACTGAAACATATAATTAGACTCTTCAGTGTGGACTTTGATGTCTTGCAAGGGGTCTTTGAGACCGAGCTTGTCCCTCCATTTTTGCTCCAAAGGTAGAGTCTTgatttcctctttctcagtCAAATCACCACCAAATCGAAATTTGTGTATAATGTGCCCAAAGTCATGATGGTTAGCATCCTTGAGGTATGGTACAAGTTCAAGCATTTGAAGCATATTGTTTTGAAAGGAGCGGCCaggagaaaaatgaaggTTGCCGATAACCTTGTTAACACGTACACGGCCACTAATGCGACAACCTTCAGTGTTTTGTTCCTTCATCTTATCCATCCAACCCTCCTCAATACACTAAGAGCAGCTTGTTAGCCGTGTGTCTGGATCACTGCCAGAGATACCTGACCTGTTCAATTCCTTGAGGGTCATTGAATGACCAGCCTTGTTTAAGGTAAGCCTGTCGCACTTCCTCGCAAGTGTTACAGCATCTATTCGTGTTCATTCAGTGTCTCTTCAGCTTGAAATTAACTTACTCGTTATCTTGGGGAGCAGCGCCATAACATGAACCACAATAATTCGGACTCCTACCCAAGTTGGCTCGTTCAACATCGCCTTTTAATTCTAATGACGCAGTCAAAAGCCGTTGGTGTCATCAACGAATGCACTTACGTCCCCCTTCCACTTGGGAGATTACATGTCCATCCTTGCTCAGTCTTGACTTGGTTACTGAATGCTCAAATTCCGTTTGATGTTCTCCTGAAATATCCATCACATCTAGTGACATCACTAAATTCCCATGTCAACTTTGCAATATAATGAGATAGATAGCAATGACAATAGCAGGGTACTCTCGGGAAGCTCATGTCAAACTCTATCACAAGcctttctcctcttgaGCGATCAACAATGATACTCGGTTCTAGATGTATTCTGCGATAGTCTATAAATTCTAGCATGACAGAGGTtaagatgatggagaatgagatgaaTGTCACTGATTCCTCAATATTAGCTATGCTTGTATCGCAACACACTCACAGAGGGCACCAGTGCGAGTCTTGATTTTTACATCTTCCATTGTCTATCGCATTTTAGCTGGACAAACCACAGCTTGCATGACTTGTACCCACCTTCCCAAACGCATCAAGGCCTTGGAATGATCCAAGGAAGCCATTTCGTCCCATTTGTGATGTTTTTAATCGCCAGCTGAATGTTGTTTAAATGAAATAATTTGTACAAAAGGAAAACTGTTTATGAGATTTAGTAAAGACAAAGACGTGCAAAGTACCGACGGGACTTTATcaacggaatcaaatttcaAGTTATATCAGCGTCTTTTAAAAACAACTAAAGTTGAATTACCATTTCAACTATGGCTGGTCCTTCTCCAACATATGTTTCATTTGAAACTTCAGTTGGGCCATTCACGGTAGAACTGTATACTTCTCACGCACCAAAAGTAGGTCTTCCGAGCTCTGCccaatgatgaaaagacatCTGATGAGTGACAGACATGCAACAATTTTGCAAAATTGGCCGAGAGAGGATATTACAATGGAGTGATTTTTCATCGAATAATACCTGTAAGCGTATGGAATTGCTCAAGAAGAACGTCTGTTGACTGTCTCGAGTAAGGGATTCATGATCCAAGGAGGTGATCCAACAGGCACTGGAAGGGGTGGAACATCCGTCTATGGTGATAGGTTTGCGGATGAAATTCATCCAGACTTGAGATTTGTCGGAGCAGGAATCCTTGCTATGGCTAATTCTGGGCCAAATAATAATGGTATGTTTGGTTGTATGTTTGGTATGCGATCATGCTGATTGATAATGATAGGTTCCCAATTCTTCATTACATGTGTTGGTCCTGCTCCTGCAGCTTTTCTTTCCGATACTAATGTACATTCGTAGGCGCCGACACCTTTCCTGGATGGCAAGCATACCATCTTCGGTCGCGTTTCGTCGGGGATGAAAACTATTCAACGCTTAGAAGCTGTTCGAACAGACAAGGATGACCGACCAATAGAAGACATCAAGATTCATCGAGCGAGACTAGGCGATGCTGCCCCGGGAGGAGGAATGGCTGTGGCTATGCCAGCGGCTTAATGAATAGAGTGCATGCAGAATGCCATTTAAAACTGGCATACAAGTGTTTAAAATTTGACAACTCGGACCAAAACCTAGGATATGATTGCTAACGTGCTGGTCGTTTGCAAACGTCTACGAGAGATCTCGTGGTTTGCCTCTGGTAGCTCGGCGTTCTCCACAAACATGGACATTGAGCAATTCAAGGCCCATACTCTCAACAAGTCCTCAGCAGAGTTTTTGGAGGGGAAGGCATACCACATATGCTTGCTTCCCTTCAATCGTCTCAATTTCTCCATACAGAAGCTTTCCAATAAAGCGATTTTCGCCTATACCGCCAGAAAATTCAGATTCTGACCTACCACTGGTAAATGCATCTCGTTGGTCACAAATCTACTCTGTATCTTGAAAAGCGGTGACGCTGGGATGTAGAGCTAAGCAAAAgactcttttcctcaacacaAAGTGTGTATCCTATTTAGCTTGGTCAAGTTGTCTGACAACTCACTTAATGACATTCTTGGACTCACCGCCTTCCTACTAAACGTGATTATCAAACCTGACACTGACTATACTAACCAATGTCCCACGAAATTCTATTTAACAGGCTTCAGaccattctttcttgcaaGCTGCTAGCGAGGTTGTTTTCCTTTCGGCAATAGCATGAAAAGGCGGAATCATTGACTAAAGAGAGACCTCAACATTGTGTAGGTGGTAAGCTCTTTAGTCATCGAATGAACAACACAAGTCTTCATTGGGCCTGGCGTTGCGTTCTACACATTGAAAGCTCTGTACACGCTACATTTACATCTATCATCTCGTTAAGTTGTGAAGCTTGCGGCACCCAAATTTTGTACTTGCTGTATCCGGCAAGTACTCTCTTTTGAACCATCGTGTGTTGAATTCCAGTTCACTCTAGGCAAATATAatcctcttttccaacagTCTGATCCTCTTTATCCATACCATCTCTATCAGTATAAACTTTTAAAGTGAACTGGTATCGCAAGGATACCAGATTCAAGGACAACCACTATTGGTAAGTGATGCGGTGGAATGGGATTGGCAGATTGAATCCATATGAAATGATGGACAGCAAAATTGTTTGTAAACCACTGCGTGGAAATGTGATTCTGTCGCAAGCTGATTTTTGGACTGgctgaaggaagagattcaGACTTGGTATCGCTAAGGATTGCGCTACAATCAAGTAAATCTTGGATGGCTGCTTGCAAGGAATTTTCTTACACTGGGACTTCCGGCAATATAAGCCTTGATGTTCTAAGATTACTTTGGCTTAATGGATTTTTTATGTTGACTTGAAACAGCTACAGAAGAACCAAAACGCTTCATTGTTGAAATAGCATCTTACAAGATACCGTGGTCAGCGTTCGTATTAAGATTACAAATGTTGGTCGACCCGAGTGTCAGGACACTCAACTCGTGTATCCTGTCTTGATGGTGACTCACGTATATTGGATGGTCTCaggataatgatatataaagagtagattcattccatagATTCTCTAGGAAATGAATATTAATTAGCTGTCTTAAGAGTTACTTATTATAAGTCGTCCCAAGGAAGCCCCCCAGAACACCCCAATTGTGACACCGAGGTGAttttgaggatgaaatTGTTGGGTTAAGTAGTATTGTCCATAGATTCTCAAAGGAGAAATCTGGCATTGTCTTGACTTAGCTATAGCTAAGCCTATTCACTGAGTATTCTCTTATCTCAAAACTTTTCCCAAATTAAAAACCAGCCTTGTTTAACTCacaacaagacaaagcTCACACCTGAGTTGACGCTCGGCGCATTATAGAGGTAAGCGAGTATAATACTTCTCATCGGCTCGCTCGTCGAGGTGGAGCAACGAGAAACGTCATAATGGGATTGTGATGATGGCTGGGTCTATCAGCCTCAGATAGACAGCCAGAGAACATCTCTTGGCAAGTGGTTTGACCAGCATAAAACCATTCAGATGGAGAGTaattgaaagatggaggTACTGGTGCATTTCCGTTATTATGCTGTATTTCTCCAATTTCATCTTGGGCAGATAAAGTCAAAAAGTTCAAAGATTAGACAATTGTGGAAACAGCTTATCATACTTGCGAATCCACAACGGATGTATAGCTGTCGCCGATGCCGTTGTTTGCTGAGCTTCCGGCTGATTGTATTTCTATACCCTGCGTTCATAAATTTTCAACTGCAATGTATTATCTCTTCCGGCTCATTGTCTGTGGACCTCACAGGTTGTCGTCTGATGCATAACGTACGGATATAGGTGAAAAACAACCCGCCTAATCGTATCCTTTTCCTGAcctcttttttccttcttttcttttgaaatgCTTCTTGCTATTTCCTACATCTAAATCTCTCCCGTTGCCACCCAAGATGGGCATGCCATCAGGGCCTAATATTCTTTGGTGAGGGTATTTCGTAGGCCTTGCAAACCCTTGACCTCCTTCTTGCACGTCACCAGTTTGATTTCTGCCTTTAACGACTAATCTTGGCTGAGGTCCAATGTCGTTAAAGTAAACATTATCGAGCGCAGCggctttctctttccctGGACGAGATGGGGCGGACGCAGCGGTAGATTTGACTTGATGGCTGGTAGACTGCCGTTGTTTTTTGGTAGCTTCGACTGCCTCACCGTCTGTAAGGGGAATATCTTTGACTGGCGCAACATACGTGTCAGCGTTTTTGCTGACGTGGGTGGTTGGTGCACGTTTCCGGCCGTTTTCAAATGCTTCTTCTAGACGCTTTAATGTTTGAGAGCGAGAGACAGTCATGAATTCGTCAGGAGTTATACCTGGTGGGGGGTGGGCATAGAG
The Cryptococcus depauperatus CBS 7841 chromosome 1, complete sequence DNA segment above includes these coding regions:
- a CDS encoding peptidyl-prolyl cis-trans isomerase-like 1 encodes the protein MAGPSPTYVSFETSVGPFTVELYTSHAPKTCNNFAKLAERGYYNGVIFHRIIPGFMIQGGDPTGTGRGGTSVYGDRFADEIHPDLRFVGAGILAMANSGPNNNGSQFFITCAPTPFLDGKHTIFGRVSSGMKTIQRLEAVRTDKDDRPIEDIKIHRARLGDAAPGGGMAVAMPAA